The Elaeis guineensis isolate ETL-2024a chromosome 11, EG11, whole genome shotgun sequence genomic interval GTGGTTCTGGGACAAGATCACAGGATGGtacagatcaaaatatatctgaGTTTAATGAAGAAGGTTCTCATGGTCATGAATCACATAAGAGGATTGACCGGTCAGGAAGGAAAAAGTCTGGTGTGGTTGTCATTCGGAACATAAATTACATTGCATCAAAGAGGCATGAAACATCAGGAAGTGAATCAGACTCAGCTTCCGATACTGAAACTGAAGAGGAAAGCCAAGATAGGTCTGATGCCCATGACAGGAAGCATAAGGACTCTtcaagaacttcaaagagaaacgAAGTTCATGTAAAATCTATGGAATCTTCAGATGCATATGCCAAGGATGAAATCGCTTATGGACAGGAGGCAGATTCTGGAAACTGGCAGGCATTTCAGAGTTTCTTGTTGAGAGCTGAAGAGAAGGCAAGAACTGTCAATGGGGACATCTTGCCTAGTGAAAAAGAGCCTCCAATGAAGAGAAAACAGAATAACGGTGAAGGCGATCCCATCCTTCATCCTGAAAGAGATTCTGGTAATGTTCGGGACCAGAGGATGGTAGGATTAGATTCACTTAATGGCACAACAAGCCGGATGAAGCAGATGGCTTCAAATGATGAATTATTAATTTCAAGTGAAGGAAGAGGCTTAACAGATACccagcttaaagaaatagaaggCGGAAGGGGAGGATATAGAAGTGTGACCAGTGATGATTTCATGATTTGTGGACGAGAAAAGCAAATGGGCAGCAAGAATTCTTCAGACCCACTTGTTGATCCGCAATATGAACTCGATAAAAAATTGGATAAGAAATCCTCATATAATGGTATGGACGAGTCCTTCATGGTTCCATTTAGGTCAGGTTCACAAGATCAACTTAAATCAGATGGCAGAACTGCTATTGACATAGATTCTGAATTCCCTCCATCTCTGCATAGGACTCAAGATTTTTCTAGTCAGGCTAAAAATCAACTCACTTATGAACCGGATGATTTGACCTTACTACCTGAGCGTGGGATTGAGAGTGTATCCATTGGTTACGATCCTGCTAGAGACTATGACGTCCAGATTCCTGTTGAAAATGCTGTCAAAATTGAAACCAGAAACCATGAGGATGTCTCAACAAGCACCAAAGAAgagtcaaaaaattcagacaaggACAAAAAGTTAATAGCTTCACAGAGTGGattggagaaaaagaaaaaggatgtgCTTATGAGGAAAGGGATATCCTCAAAGATGAACCCATCGGCTGAAGCACAAAAACGTGCAGAGAAACTGCGGGCCTTCAAAGCTGATCttcagaaagcaaagaaagagagggtATTTTCATAATTCACTAAGAGTTTGGTGCTTCCTTTTTCCttgttttaagattttatttgggAACTTTTAATCTTTTGATAAATGGTACATGCCACTACTAGAATAAGGCGACCTGAAGGATTATAATTCAATGGATACCTGATAcaaatctttctttcttttcttatattGTCTTATGCTGATAAGCTTATAAAAGAAAATCTAAGAATAACTATATGAAATTTCTGCAAAGCAattctgttttctttttctttgttaaAGCCTTGCCAGTCATCTTTACTAGGTCTTATCTCTCTTAGTTCCTTGTTGTTTGGCTAGATTGCTTTGGTCACATCCTGGATTGTTATATCTTGTTTTTGTCTACTTTCAGGAAGAGGAAGAGGTAAAGCGATTGGAAGCTTTGAAAAGAGAAAGACAGAAGAGAATTGCTGCTAGGAATGGTTCAAATGCCAGTCAATCGCCATTGACGCCCCAACAGAGCAAAGCTCGATTACCAACAAAGCTTTCTCCAAGTTCTTATAGAGGATCAAAGTTCAGTGACTCAGAGCCTGGATCTTCACCTTCACAAAAGCTGCTTACGAGAACTGGGTCCAACGATTCTCAGAAAATCACAAGAACTAGCAAATTAAATGGCAGTAGCCATGCATTAAGTCGATCAGTGTCATCATTGTCTGAGATGAAGAAAGAGAATGATAATTCCACACCAGAAGCAAAGACAGCTTCTGTTCAAACTAGAAGACTTTCTGATCCCAAAGGTACCAATATTCGGCGTACTTCTTCACTAAAATCAGTTACCAATGCTGAAGTACCAAAGAGAGGCATACCTGATGAGCCACAaaaaaagatctctgcactaatGCAACTGGACAAAAGCAAGTTAGCAACTCTGCCAGGGCTGAAGGTCAGAACATCAAAAGGCCCTTCCAATATGGTCCAAAACAAGTCAGCTGGTAAAGAGACATCACAAAAAGGAGCTGGAAGTCGAACTTCTCAATTTTCTGACACCATCCATGCAAAGAGAACTAATGACAAGGCATCAAGACTCAGCAAAAGTGATGAAAACTTAGAAATTGAGAAGACTGTTGTGATGCTTGAAAATGAGGTTCTTCCAGCTCCTGCTGTTCAAGCATCTGAAGCAATGATAGGCATAAAAGATAGAATGCACGGAGATGATAAAATCAAGACGGCTGGGCTCGATTCAGAGTATGAAGCTATCCATGCTCCACCTTCACCCATAATGGTAGGTGAAGTTGAGATTTCCAGTGCACATAAGCTGGATGAGCAGCTGAACTCTAATGAGGTATGATTTAACAAAGCAAGTGGCATGGTGCTTTAAATTTAAGATTCACACTTTTGTCGGAGAACCATTTTTTAGCAAACCACAGCCaccatttttttgaaaatacatacaaAAGCATATCTCATCCATATTTACAAATTAATCCAATAACAATGTTTTAGATTGCAAAAAAACACCTACATTAGCATCGCATCACCCCACTTTGCCAAGACCCCTGGTTAAGCTAACTAGAGATGGAAGATTACCAAGTTACTTCTGCTTGGTGTCAACTCAGGATCCTCGATGACTCCAATGATTCCCCCTCTCACACGAGCAAAGCCCTTTCcctatctaggattttgcagtcTCATTTCATTCCCCATGCTCACAGCATCGTTGCCAATGCTTTCTTCAATTGGCATTCTTCAAACATGTTCTTGTTTGTTAAGCAGATTGGGAATAGGACTGACAGATGGGTAGTTTTAAATGCAATTGGTGAATCAAGTGTGGCTGTGGGCTGGAATAGTTGCTGTTTGGTTTTGATCATGAGCAGGGTCAGGGTTTTTTTGGTGACTACAGACTTCAAGAATGTTAGGATGTTTGTCTAGTTGCTGTCCTCTGTGTATGATCCCAACATTAGCTTGCTGGGCAATGGAGGTGCTATGCAAGTCTTGTTCCTTTACTTGCAATATTTTGACACAGCACCAGGGAGACCAAAAAGAAACGAGCTGATGTTGTCCTTTCATGGATCAGCTATGGACTCTCACCCTTACTAGATGGTAGCAGCGGTCCATCTATCCAATGCTGGAAGGGGGATAACTGTGTGAGTCCTATCAGACTTCTTCTATTTCGCTAGCTTGTGCTTTGTTGTGGGTCTGATGTGGTGCTTGATTCTCTTCTGAGTATGGGGCTTCCTACTCCCCTGTTCTATGCTCAATGCCGAGTGGGGATTTCTAACAGGtttcaaaaccaaaaaaaaagcgTGGGGGATAGTTTtcggaaaagatttttttttttttttccaaccaaAGCATGTGATTTTGTAAGCTTGGTTGATTGGTTCATTGATTTGCTTGTG includes:
- the LOC140852485 gene encoding COP1-interacting protein 7-like, which encodes MKPEARLDSVGFHLTPTRTRCDLVIVANGKTEKIASGLLNPFLAHLKTAQDQIAKGGYSIKLEPDPKIDAGWFTKGTVERFVRFVSTPEVLERVTTIESEILQIEEAIAIQSNDNLGLSTVEDHQTKSVECMEGSKSTFDADAEKAIVLYKPGSQPYPSDSNGSATQEENSKVQLLRVLETRKVVLQKEQGMAFARAVAAGFDMDHMAQVISFAECFGASRLMEACLGFMELWKRKHETGQWVEVEAAELMSARSEFSSWNASGIILSGDSRKQKEFGEAWPVSCGDMGKESNGTTDRKVHSDPQVPLGPHEYYPGHFQHPTHPQWPMHSLAGPPLFQLYPMQGMPYYQNYPGGGPSFHSPYAPVEDPRFNMSQKTWQKRHSMGSKDSNAESEASEMGGSGTRSQDGTDQNISEFNEEGSHGHESHKRIDRSGRKKSGVVVIRNINYIASKRHETSGSESDSASDTETEEESQDRSDAHDRKHKDSSRTSKRNEVHVKSMESSDAYAKDEIAYGQEADSGNWQAFQSFLLRAEEKARTVNGDILPSEKEPPMKRKQNNGEGDPILHPERDSGNVRDQRMVGLDSLNGTTSRMKQMASNDELLISSEGRGLTDTQLKEIEGGRGGYRSVTSDDFMICGREKQMGSKNSSDPLVDPQYELDKKLDKKSSYNGMDESFMVPFRSGSQDQLKSDGRTAIDIDSEFPPSLHRTQDFSSQAKNQLTYEPDDLTLLPERGIESVSIGYDPARDYDVQIPVENAVKIETRNHEDVSTSTKEESKNSDKDKKLIASQSGLEKKKKDVLMRKGISSKMNPSAEAQKRAEKLRAFKADLQKAKKEREEEEVKRLEALKRERQKRIAARNGSNASQSPLTPQQSKARLPTKLSPSSYRGSKFSDSEPGSSPSQKLLTRTGSNDSQKITRTSKLNGSSHALSRSVSSLSEMKKENDNSTPEAKTASVQTRRLSDPKGTNIRRTSSLKSVTNAEVPKRGIPDEPQKKISALMQLDKSKLATLPGLKVRTSKGPSNMVQNKSAGKETSQKGAGSRTSQFSDTIHAKRTNDKASRLSKSDENLEIEKTVVMLENEVLPAPAVQASEAMIGIKDRMHGDDKIKTAGLDSEYEAIHAPPSPIMVGEVEISSAHKLDEQLNSNEPVIDYSNEEPQKFSNSTAMDKSYQAPYARTTSLEDSTAGNVEYAQVPPVLNSEMDKMPNESIKACVSSFAMDSNSVDHTQESHKEPRSKETKGFRKLLKFGRKSHISATCEGNQDSDALSIDEHTIAAASSNDVHMLKNLISQNDSHAGGTQTKGSRPFSILSPFRSKSSDKKVSA